The following proteins are co-located in the Candidatus Methanogranum gryphiswaldense genome:
- a CDS encoding Na+-dependent transporter, producing MALLNVLVNVRYWILAGVICAFLIGSIGDIASTLLIVVLIIQMSLSMEGLTLRTKDISDNSKGIILSLVSCFVISSGSALLMGLFFRSAYPDIWSGWVMLAATPCAVSVITFALYLKGDIKLSILATTVIYLCALIFTPLMTYIFAGDAVNPLQILKYVVLFIVIPLVATYPLKRLHLNRDVKVIGINMMMFMMVLLSVGFNRDYFFSEPTMVVYIALASFVRIFIVSLVMFYIMKRAEVQRDKAFVYLGMAVWKNSGLASTLCILLLADAPEAVLPCVISLLVETIWFGSLSGYFNKKWPHSSVEGEPVTL from the coding sequence ATGGCACTGTTGAATGTACTTGTCAATGTCAGATATTGGATATTGGCAGGCGTCATATGTGCATTCTTGATAGGTTCTATCGGAGACATAGCTTCGACATTGCTCATAGTCGTTCTGATAATCCAGATGTCCTTGTCAATGGAGGGTCTCACCCTACGTACCAAGGACATATCAGATAATTCCAAGGGAATAATACTTTCACTTGTTTCGTGTTTTGTGATAAGTAGTGGTTCAGCTTTATTGATGGGGCTTTTCTTCAGATCTGCATATCCTGATATATGGAGTGGGTGGGTAATGCTTGCCGCAACACCTTGTGCAGTGTCGGTCATAACATTTGCGCTTTATTTGAAAGGTGATATCAAATTATCGATATTGGCGACAACTGTCATTTACTTATGTGCTTTGATATTCACTCCTTTGATGACATACATATTTGCTGGGGATGCGGTGAATCCTCTTCAGATATTGAAATATGTTGTATTATTCATCGTTATACCTTTGGTTGCGACATATCCATTGAAGAGATTGCATCTTAACAGGGATGTCAAGGTCATCGGGATCAACATGATGATGTTCATGATGGTGCTGTTATCCGTGGGGTTCAATAGAGACTATTTCTTCAGTGAACCTACTATGGTGGTGTATATCGCTTTGGCATCTTTTGTTAGGATATTCATTGTCAGTCTTGTGATGTTCTACATAATGAAGAGAGCAGAAGTTCAAAGGGATAAGGCGTTCGTATATCTGGGAATGGCAGTTTGGAAGAATTCCGGGTTAGCATCAACATTGTGCATACTGCTTCTTGCAGATGCTCCGGAGGCTGTACTTCCTTGTGTTATATCTCTCCTTGTGGAGACCATATGGTTCGGTTCGTTGAGTGGTTATTTCAATAAGAAATGGCCGCACAGTTCAGTTGAAGGAGAGCCTGTCACACTTTGA